CACGCTCCACGCGCTCATTGAAATCAATCACCCAGTCCCGCGAATATTCACGCATTGAAAAGCGCGACCGATCTCAGCTCTGCGCGCCGGCCCTGGTGTGAATGCGGAAGTGCTTCTTCAGCTTCCCCGACTCCAGGAAGCGCTTCCCGCAGAGGGTGCAGCAGTAGGGCCTCTCGCCCGTGTGCGTGCGGACGTGCGTCTGCAGGTTGCCCGCCTCGTTGAAGTGCTTGCCGCAGTGGGCGCAGCGGTAGGGCTTCTCGCCCGTGTGCACGCGCTGGTGCTTCTTGCAGGTGTAGGCGTCCTTGAAGCTCATGCCGCACTCGGCGCAGCTGTAGAGCCGCACCTGCGTGTGGACGCGCTGGTGGTTCTTCAGCGTGCCGTCGTTGTTGAAGCACTTGCCGCACAGGGGGCAGCCGAAGGGCTTCTCGCCCGTGTGGATGCGCAGGTGGATCTTGAGGCGGGACACGTGCCGGAAGGTCTTGCTGCAGTGGGGGCAGCTGTGGGACGTCTTCCGGCAGGCCCGGCCCGACCGCcccccgccgccaccgccggGCTGCCTGTTTCGGGACGGCGgcggaagggggtgggggtcggcCCCCGCCTCGCCGACCGGAGCGTCGGCCTCGCCGGAGCCCGCGGGGTTCCCCGCCTCCGGGGGGGTgcgcaggggggcggggagttGGGCCGAGGCGCAGTAGACCTCGCTGGGCTCCGTTTTGATGGGGGGGGAGTAGGCCCCCGCCGGGCCCACGATGTGGACCCTGAAGAGGTCCGGGGGTCCGCCGGGGCCGGCGTCCTCGTCGCTCTTCACGCGGGGCGGGGACGGGAGCGGgccgccggcggcggcggcggcgtagTCCGGCGCGGCGAGTcccgggtcacatgaccccgcGTGCGGcggctgctgctcctcctcctcgctcagGGCGAACTCCTCCCTCAGGGCGGAGCTCCACTCCTGCTCGCCGTGCTGCTCCTCCGCGGGGGACCTCCCCTCGGCCgccgagagggagagagggagagccgctcctggagagagagagggagggagggagagagagagagcagggtgtaaATCTCCtggtgagagggagggtgagagagtgagcagg
This genomic window from Anguilla rostrata isolate EN2019 chromosome 17, ASM1855537v3, whole genome shotgun sequence contains:
- the LOC135244002 gene encoding zinc finger protein 358-like, whose amino-acid sequence is MTKLGLLNAYLTERLMVAVREILEVVEGTVSEYQEEAARTHRENEKLRRRLQEVGLDTVADWSDLHPALSLSLPPSLSPGAALPLSLSAAEGRSPAEEQHGEQEWSSALREEFALSEEEEQQPPHAGSCDPGLAAPDYAAAAAGGPLPSPPRVKSDEDAGPGGPPDLFRVHIVGPAGAYSPPIKTEPSEVYCASAQLPAPLRTPPEAGNPAGSGEADAPVGEAGADPHPLPPPSRNRQPGGGGGGRSGRACRKTSHSCPHCSKTFRHVSRLKIHLRIHTGEKPFGCPLCGKCFNNDGTLKNHQRVHTQVRLYSCAECGMSFKDAYTCKKHQRVHTGEKPYRCAHCGKHFNEAGNLQTHVRTHTGERPYCCTLCGKRFLESGKLKKHFRIHTRAGAQS